The genomic DNA GGTCGTAGATGTGCGCCGTGGCCGCATTGCCCCGGGCGCAAAGCATGCCCCGGGATTTCAAAAACTTCGGGTTGGGGTCCAGCTTGATCACCCGGCCGTTCTGGACCCTGGCGATCATGCCGCACCGGTTGAAGCACATGTCGCAGGCGGTGAAATGGTCGGTGATCGGTCCGGCCTGAGGAGCCGGTGCCGCAGCGTGACCGGTGGATACAAGCCCCTTAAGGGCCGGAACACCGGCCGCGGTGGTCATGGCCGCGGCGGACGCCTTCAGGAAATTGCGCCGGGAAAGTGTTTTCATCGTCTCGTCCATGCCAAGCTCCTCATGGGATCGGTTGCCGGGTTCAGAAAGGTTTGTTGAACCCGGCAACACGTCTGGAGTCGGTTCTCTGTTCACAAGCCAAAGAGGCGGCTTTGCCTTGGGTCGTCAATTCCGTTACCTGATGGGTCGAGATATTATCCACACCTTTCCGGAGTCGGGGAGTCCAAGGCTCCGTTGTAAAGGTACTGAAAAATGTCCAGGCGATCCTGGTCTGAAAGTTTCTCACCCCAGTGCTCGACGCAGGGTAATTCGGAATATGCATCGAAAACAGCTTTCCATTCGGCCTGAGTCTTGGCATCCGGTCCCAGATAATGTGCCGGCACCGCGCCAGTTGGGTTTTCCATGTGGCAGGTGCGACATTCCTGGCGAAACAGGAACCGGCCCTTGCGGGCATTCCCCATTTCCGCGGCCACGGAAATGCCGATGTAGGATGCCAGAATCACCACGACGCCAATGCCCATCAAAGTTTGCTTTCTCATGTCCATCTCCTTTGGGTTATATGATTTTTGGTCGATAAGCTTTTCTTCACGTGTTTGTCACAATTAAGCAGAATGTGTGCCAACCAGTCGCGTGTTGCCTTAAGCAATTGAATGGTATATGTTTTATACTCCATTACTCTAGTTTTTAGCCCTGACTCTGTACCCTGCATAGCTTACTTTTTGTTGACAGGTGTTTAATCATGTTAATCATAAGTGATTAGTTGCGAGCAGCCGATGGATGAGAAAACGTTTTTTCATTATATTTTAGTGTTCGCCGCTTTGGAGAGAAAATGCAACCTGTAAAGCTGTTTGAGAAGTCTTATCAGCCTGGAAGGCCGGGGCAGGGCCATTCCGAGATATTTCCGCCCTTTGACATGCACTGGCAGCAGATCCTCGAGGTTATGCAGGAAGGGCTGCTTTTGGTGGATGCCAACGGGACCATCAAGCTGGTCAACAAAGCCCTGGAGGAAATCACCGGCTACTCCCGCGAGGAGTTGGTGGGAGCTTCGTGCGCCATTTTCAACTGCGACGCCTGCAAACGGGTCCGTTCCGATGCCCAGAGTGCCTGGTGCAGGCTGTTCGAAAAAAGAGATTTCGTCCGCAAACGCTGTCATATCATGCGCAAGGACGGAACCTACGTTCATATTCAAAAAACCGCTTCCGTACTGTACGGAGACGACGGACAGCCCTTTGGGGCCGTGGAGACCATGACCGACGTTTCCGAACTGGATCGCAAGGAAAACGAGCTTCAGCAACTTTCCCGTCTTCTGGATGAGCGAACCATTTTTCATGGCATGGTCGGTCGTTCGGCCAAGATGCAGAATATCTTCAAGCTGATTGAAAAAGCTGCCCAAAGTGATGCGCCGGTGTTCATCTGTGGTGAATCCGGTACCGGCAAGGAGCTGGTTGCCAGGGCGATCCACGAATTGGGGCCGCGGTCTGAAGAGCCTTTTGTGCAGTTCAACTGCGCAGCCCTGAACGAGGCCTTGCTGGAAAGCGAGCTGTTCGGGCACGTCAAAGGGGCGTTTACCGGGGCATTCCGCCACCGGCAGGGGCGATTCGAGGCAGCCAACGGCGGGGACATTTTTCTGGACGAGATCGGCGATTTGCCCATGTCCGTTCAGGTCAAACTGCTACGGGTTCTGGAGACCAAGACGTTCGAGCGGGTGGGGGACAACCGGCAGCTTTCCGTGGACGTGCGGATCATCACCGCCACCAACAAGTATCTTCCGAAGTTGATCTCTGAAGGCCTTTTTCGTGAGGACCTGTTTTACCGGATCAATGTGATCCCCATTCGTCTGCCGGCATTGCGTGAACGTCGGGACGATATCCCGTTGCTGGCGGACTTTTTCATTCAGCGTTTGCGCTCCAAGAGTGAAAAGGACATCAGGGGCTTGAGCCCCATGACCCTGGGGATGTTCATGACCTACTCCTGGCCCGGCAACGTGCGTGAACTAAAAAGCGCCCTGGAGTACGCTTTTGTATTGGCCGACCACGGCCAGATCGAACCGGAGCATCTGCCGGCCAACATTCAGGTGCCGGTGCCCACCAGAGGGCCGACGGAATCCGTGTCGGCCCCATCGTGTCCTGCTGAGGATGATCAGAAAATCCAGCTGATCAATGCCTTGCGTCAGGCAGGCGGCAACAAGTCGCAAGTTGCGCGCACCTTGGGAATTAATCGGGTGACCGTCCTGAACCGGATGCGAAAATACGGGATCGACCTGAAAACCGTTATCCAGACCTAATGATGAACATGGTCCTGTCCTCCCTGGAGATGTCGCCCATTGGCACCGTTCGTTCGCCATTGAAACGTATTGAGGAATGTCCCAAGCAGGGACTGGAGAACGGTCCCTCGGCACGGATTGAGATAGAGCCACCCTTTCGTACGGCTCTATCCGGTTTGTCTCCTGGAGCCGAGATTCTGCTGTTTACCTGGATGCATTTGGCTGAGCGCGATCGCCTGACTGCCAGGGCTCGGGGCAATCCGGACAATCCCCTCCAGGGAGTCTTTGCCCTGCGTTCACCACATCGACCCAACCCCATCGGTTTGCACCAAGTGCGGATTTTCGAACTGGACGCTGAACAGGGGACGTTGGGCGTTTTTCCTCTGGAAGTGGTGGACGGGACACCGATTCTGGACATCAAGCCGGTTCTGGAGCGGGGCAGCCATGAGGGAACGGTCTATGGTCTGCCCTGGGGACCGGGAATCAATGCCAAGGAGGCAGGGCTGATCCGAGAGATTGGTCACCGTGCCTGGCAACGGGGACTGCTGGCTGGTCTGAACGGAAATGTCAGTCTGCGCCACGGCGAGGCAATGATCATCACGGTGTCCGGATGCGCCAAAGGGCAATTGCGCCCCGGCGATTTGGCTCTGGTCCATTTGGAGTCAGGTCGAGTGATCGGACCCGGATCACCTTCCACCGAAGCGGCCCTGCACCGGGCTGTTTACGCGTCCCAGCCCAAGGCCCATGCCGTGCTTCATGTCCATCCGCCCCACCTGTTGGCTCTCAGTCTTGCCAAACCTCAGGGAACGCTACTGGAGCTGGAACTGTTTGAGGCCGATGTCTGGACACGAAGAATGATTCGCTTGGCTGCGTTGCAACCTGGCTGCGAGGCCCTGGCCAAGCAGGTGGGGCGGGCGGCCATGGCCTATCCGGCCCTGTTCATGGACCAGCATGGCCTCGTTTGTTGGGGGCGGGACCTGGACGAGGCTCTGGCCCTGGCCGAGGAGCTGGAGAGTCTGGCCAGGATTGCCGTGCTGCGTCAGAGCATGGTGGGTGGAGGGTGAAACCGGTTTTGATCACGGAGCGAAATCGCAATCAAAATCGGACAATGGGCATGTAATGCTTTGTCATTACATCATCTTTATTGAAGGACCATTCGGTTTCGATGACGATTTCGATTTCGACTTAAGCTCAGGTGGTGTTGGGTTGTGGAGGATAATATTGACCTGAGATCAATGATGACTTGAGGTCGCTGAGGAAGTTGACTTCCCAGGATGGAATCGAGATCATCACTGTACTTTTTTCGAACATTCAAGCCAAAAGGAGTTCATTATGCAGGTCCTTGTCGTCTACTATTCGATGTATGGACATATCAAGGCCATGGCCGAGGCAGTGGCCCAGGGTGTTGGCCAGGTCTCCGGGGCAACGGTGAACTTGCGTCGTGTTCCAGAGACCCTTTCCGAAGAGGTTCTCTCCAAAATGGGGGCCGTGGAAGCCCAGAAAAAGTTGAGCACTGTTCCGGTCTGCACCGTGGACGAAATGGCCCAGGCTGATGCGATCATCTTCGGTACCCCAACCCGGTTTGGGAACATGTGCGGTCAGATGCGCCAGTTTCTGGATGCCACGGGCGGCCTTTGGGCCGAAGGCAAGTTGATCGGCAAGGTAGGCAGCGTGTTCACCAGCTCAGCGACCCAGCACGGCGGTCAGGAGTCCACCATTTTGACATTCATCCCCTTCCTGTTGCACCAGGGTATGGTGGTGGTGGGGCTGCCGTATTCCTTCCAGGGCCAGATGCGCATGGATGAAATCACTGGCGGGTCCCCCTACGGCATCTCCACCATCGCCGGTGGCCAGGGCGAGCGCATGCCCAGTGAGAACGAACTGGAAGGCGCCCGTTTTCAGGGTCGCCATGTCGCTGAAATAGCTATGAAACTGGCAAAGTCTTGATCCAGTCTTCACTTGTATAAAATAAATTTCGCAACACACTTGACATCTTCGGCTATTTGAATAGATTCCACCTCTTCGCACGGGGCTGTAGCTCAGCTGGGAGAGCGCTTGAATGGCATTCAAGAGGTCAGCGGTTCGATCCCGCTCAGCTCCACCAAGAAAATCAAGGGGTTTAAGCAGAAATGCTTAAGCCCTTTTTTTGTTTGCAGGCATTTTGTCCAACTCCTGTCCAACCAGTCTGAATATTCGAGCAACACGGATATCGTCTGCTCCGTGAAGGAGCAAATCATGCCATTTATACCAATGGGATAAAAGTCATACCCATTAACACTACAGCGAAACTTTGTTTTTCCTTCAGAAAATGTCCAGGATCTGCCCACCGAATGCACGGAAAAACACGGATTTTTGGGGATGCGTGTGCGTCACAACCACTTTATCCGAGAAATGTTCGCAACAATGTCGCCAATAGTCGAGATTTCTTTCCCCGTGATCCCCGTGTGCCCCCGTGGTTTAAACGTCTTGCCCTGACAATGAAAATGAAAGTTTCGCTGTAGAGTTAAGCGCCATAGACAGCTTGATCGCATTACGGCCAATGAACTTTGCAAGCAGGCAGGACTCGCACCTGTTTTCTGATCCCGCGTGGACATGTTGGTTGTCCAGATTGTTGAATTTGAAACTATGGCCGTTAGGAGCAAAAGCTCTGTTGATATGCTGCGGCTGAGAATGGGTGCCGATCCACGGAAAATGCCTGTTGCGGTTGCGCATGAGAACCCTGGTGGGTACGGTCAGGGCGAGCGGGAGAACATGATTGAGTGGGAAGTTTTTAACCCCAGTGGTTTTTGATTTTTGTTAAATTATAGTAGTTTATTGAGTCACTAGTGTCCCAACAAGCAAGATGCGCCTTGCGGTATGTTGCTGTAATACATGTACAATTTCGTCATAGAGCGATGTAACGACTTGAAACTTTTTTTTTGGAAACCATAGCGCGTGCAATGCAGTAGTGCTGCACTAAGAATGCAGTTTATAAATAGCAATCAGCATATCAGCTACAGATTTCTACAGCACCATAGCATAGACATATGAGACAAAGCAAAATATATTAAATAGATATAAATCCTCGCTACAGTTCCCAATACGTAGTCAACCTTAACCTGCTAGAATCATGTGAAATATTGTTGGGACACTAGTGTTATTGAGTATAGGAAGTTGTGCTTTGGAAAACAAAAGTTGCCTGTAGGGGGGCAATATAGGCCTATTTTAGATTAAAATTAATAATTACATGTTGTTGATTTGTTCTTGATAGCCTCAGAGACCTAGCCGGAAGACACAAGGATCAGGTGGTTTTTATGATAACGTATACAGCGAAGTATATTAAAATAGAATCAGGCTACATGGGTCAGCTTATCGAGTGGCCCGAGGTTTTAACAGAAGGGGCGGATTTGGATGAGTGCAGAGCAATGCTTCGCGATGCTTTGCAGGAAATGTTTACGGCATATGTCCAGCTTGGCAAGGAGATACCTTTAGGCAATGCTTTGATTGAGCAACTTCCCATCGAGATGAAGCATGTCGGTCAAACGGCGTGATCTTGTCAAATATTTCGAGCAACACGGATATCGTCTGCTCCGTGAAGGAGCAAATCACGCCATTTATACCGATGGGATAAAAGTCATACCCATTAAGCGCCATAGACAGCTTGATCGCATTACGGCCAACGAACTCTGCAAGCAGGCAGGACTCGTACCTGTTTTCTGATCCCGCGTGGACATGTTGGCTGCCAGATTGTTGAATTTGAAACTATGGCCGATGGGAGCAAGAGCTTTGTTGACATGCTGCGCTGACAATGGTGCCGATCCACGGAAATTGCCTGTTGTGGTTGCGCATGAGAATCCTGGGGGGTACGGTCAGGGCAAGCACGAGAATATGATTGAGTGGGAGGTTTTTACCCCCAGCGATTTTTGACTTTTTTCAAATTATTTTGGATTGTTGAATGCTGAAAACTGTGCCTTGAAAGACAAAAGTTGTCTGTAAGTTTACCCTGCCTGCCCTGTGTATTTTCTTTCAATGCACTGGGGTGTAATTGACGCAGTCACGAGCGCAGCGGATTACAATTGGGGGGGATGAGCCTTTTGGGGAGGTCAAAGTTAATAATTGCAACTGGATGCTGGTCTCAGAGACCCAGCCTCAAGCCTTTTTGGAGAGTGTTGATGCAAGCGCATAAAATATCGACCTTTACTGATAAAACGGGAAGGCTCGTAAACTTGCCGACGTTTAAGCCAATGCAACAAGTTGAATTAATTGTCCTGTTTCCTCTTCAGGAGGATTCGCTACCAGTCAACAAGAGACGCCCGCCTGAAAAACTCAAAGGTGTGCTGTTGGAAACAGGTGACATCTTTTCTTCAGCTCCTCATGAAGATTGGGGTATTTCCTGATGCTCATCTTGGATACGCACATCTGGATATGGTGGATCAACCAGACATCCCAACGCCTCCCGATGGAAATCGTAAAACTGATTGGGCAGGCGGAACTTGTCGCAATTTCTGCAATTTCATGCTTTGAGGTGACATGGTTGTGCGAACATGGGAGAATTCATCTGGAAATCCCTGTTCAAGAGTGGATAACTCAAGCGA from Desulfonatronum thioautotrophicum includes the following:
- a CDS encoding c-type cytochrome, with the translated sequence MRKQTLMGIGVVVILASYIGISVAAEMGNARKGRFLFRQECRTCHMENPTGAVPAHYLGPDAKTQAEWKAVFDAYSELPCVEHWGEKLSDQDRLDIFQYLYNGALDSPTPERCG
- a CDS encoding sigma-54 interaction domain-containing protein, which codes for MHWQQILEVMQEGLLLVDANGTIKLVNKALEEITGYSREELVGASCAIFNCDACKRVRSDAQSAWCRLFEKRDFVRKRCHIMRKDGTYVHIQKTASVLYGDDGQPFGAVETMTDVSELDRKENELQQLSRLLDERTIFHGMVGRSAKMQNIFKLIEKAAQSDAPVFICGESGTGKELVARAIHELGPRSEEPFVQFNCAALNEALLESELFGHVKGAFTGAFRHRQGRFEAANGGDIFLDEIGDLPMSVQVKLLRVLETKTFERVGDNRQLSVDVRIITATNKYLPKLISEGLFREDLFYRINVIPIRLPALRERRDDIPLLADFFIQRLRSKSEKDIRGLSPMTLGMFMTYSWPGNVRELKSALEYAFVLADHGQIEPEHLPANIQVPVPTRGPTESVSAPSCPAEDDQKIQLINALRQAGGNKSQVARTLGINRVTVLNRMRKYGIDLKTVIQT
- the tsaA gene encoding tRNA (N6-threonylcarbamoyladenosine(37)-N6)-methyltransferase TrmO, yielding MMNMVLSSLEMSPIGTVRSPLKRIEECPKQGLENGPSARIEIEPPFRTALSGLSPGAEILLFTWMHLAERDRLTARARGNPDNPLQGVFALRSPHRPNPIGLHQVRIFELDAEQGTLGVFPLEVVDGTPILDIKPVLERGSHEGTVYGLPWGPGINAKEAGLIREIGHRAWQRGLLAGLNGNVSLRHGEAMIITVSGCAKGQLRPGDLALVHLESGRVIGPGSPSTEAALHRAVYASQPKAHAVLHVHPPHLLALSLAKPQGTLLELELFEADVWTRRMIRLAALQPGCEALAKQVGRAAMAYPALFMDQHGLVCWGRDLDEALALAEELESLARIAVLRQSMVGGG
- the wrbA gene encoding NAD(P)H:quinone oxidoreductase, which codes for MQVLVVYYSMYGHIKAMAEAVAQGVGQVSGATVNLRRVPETLSEEVLSKMGAVEAQKKLSTVPVCTVDEMAQADAIIFGTPTRFGNMCGQMRQFLDATGGLWAEGKLIGKVGSVFTSSATQHGGQESTILTFIPFLLHQGMVVVGLPYSFQGQMRMDEITGGSPYGISTIAGGQGERMPSENELEGARFQGRHVAEIAMKLAKS
- a CDS encoding type II toxin-antitoxin system HicB family antitoxin is translated as MITYTAKYIKIESGYMGQLIEWPEVLTEGADLDECRAMLRDALQEMFTAYVQLGKEIPLGNALIEQLPIEMKHVGQTA
- a CDS encoding type II toxin-antitoxin system HicA family toxin, which translates into the protein MSVKRRDLVKYFEQHGYRLLREGANHAIYTDGIKVIPIKRHRQLDRITANELCKQAGLVPVF
- a CDS encoding type II toxin-antitoxin system VapC family toxin yields the protein MLILDTHIWIWWINQTSQRLPMEIVKLIGQAELVAISAISCFEVTWLCEHGRIHLEIPVQEWITQATEDANIISLPVSCAIAGLAAALPEHHKDPQDRIIIATSINHEARLVSADSKFSEYREIKETLVSV